In Panicum virgatum strain AP13 chromosome 5K, P.virgatum_v5, whole genome shotgun sequence, the genomic window GATACCTCCTTATTCTTGCTGCTACACAAAGCATGGTGGAATGCAGGATGAGAAGCAGCATGATGTGAGATTGATAATAATTGTGACCTAGAATAGGGTGGGTTTGGTACAGTGGTAGCATTACATTTGTGTGGTGGACATGCTGTGTAAATGTGGACAGCCTCATAGATCTCTGGGCTCAAATCAGCCTTCTTGAATATAAAATGCGATCTTTCAACACTGGTTAAGTCTTATAATTAACCAACTTACCAACTTAAGATGTTATTAGTAAAGAACACGAATTTGTGGGGAAACAAAGATGCAAACCACGATGCCACTGCATCTACCAGAAAATCTACAACAATGAGAATGCATAAGTCAACATCTAAATGGATGGACCAAAACAGGTGTGATGATATTATAAATCTTCTATTCAAGTTGTATCTTCATTATGTGCAAATCCAACAGAAATGAACTTGATCCCATACAATCTAAATATTGAACTAACAGCAAAAAAGATGGATGAGTTAATATGAAAAAAAACACACCTCTACGCCTCTACAGTTTATCAAGAGCAATTCTATTTGATCCATTGCTAGCAAAAACTTGTACTTCAGTTACACCATATGTCTTGCATCCTTGGAGGAATGTGCGCCATATGACAGTACTTGGTTGGAATGGCATGCCTCTAATCACAACCTCAGCTTCCTTCAAATGACCACACTTACACAGCATGTCCACCACACAAATGTAATGCTCCATCTCAGCTTCAACTGAATAATTAGCTTTCACATTTTTGAATATCTTCATCCCCTCCTCCACAAGTCTACCATGTCTACAAGCTGACAGAACTGCTAGAATTGCTACTTTGTCAGGTTTGCAGCCATCCTTTTCCATGGCTTTAAACCATGCCAAGGCCTTATGAGAAAACCCATTAAGTCCAAGGCCGGAAATCACAGCTGTCCATGAGATAAGGTTCCTATCTTTCATTTCCTCAAAAACTTTGAGACAGTCTTCAATTCTACCACATTTAGCATACATATCTAGCAACATATTATCAACATAAGTGTCACAGCAACCGGAAATGGTCTTGATGATAAGCCCATGAATCAACTTACCAAGATCAAGACTGTTGTTTTTTGTACAAATGCTCAGCAAGCTCACAAATATATAGTTATCGACATGGTACCCCATAATTCTCATCTGCTTGAAAAATCCAAAAGCTTCAATATAATCACCACTGCGTGAGCAAGCAGTAATAAGTATGCTCCATGAAGTAGTATCTCTAGCTTGCTGATGTAAAAGTAGCTTCTTAGTTTCTTGGTACATGCGAGCTTTATTATACACCCCAGCTAAAACATTCATGGAGACACTACAAGAATCAGGATTCAGTGCAACTCCATAAGTCAAGGCATCAGAAACAATGCCATGTGAAGCATACGATGATATGATACCACTTGAAACATAGTCATTATCACTATGACCCAATCTTGTCACTAATGAGTGAATCTGCTGGAGATCCAAAAAAGAAGGATCCTTGAGAGATGCAGAAAAACTAACTTCATTCGGTTTAATCCCTGATCGTAACATGTCTCTCAGAATAGCCAAAGAAGTTGGGCCGTCGCTATCAGAGTGACCAGAAATCAGAGCATTCCAACACGTGGTGCTATTCTCAGGAATCTCTTCAACTACTTTACGTGCATCCCTCCAACCAATACAGTTTGCATAGAAATCAACCAATGAGGTGTTGAGAAACTCACTTGTATTGAGATTTCGCTTGATAACTTTTGCATGAATAAACTTCCCATGCTCATGTCCATTCATACTGGCGCAGGCATAAAGAACGCTGGCAAATGTTGTTTCATTTGGCAAATCACCCCGACGTTGCATACTTAAGAAAAGCTCAAAAGCTCTCTCTGGGACGTTACTCCTAGCAAAACTGGCTATCACTGTATTCCAAGAAGCCACATCTCTGAACACCAACTCATTGAACATCTTCTCTGCAACATATATAGCACCGCAAGTGCAGTATGAATTCAACAATGCATTTGCAACTGCTGGGAAGGAATCCATTCCGATTTTCCACACGAGACCATGAACTTGCTCCAGCGACCCAAACGCAGGCAACACTGCAACAAGAGAGCCGTCTGATAAGCCATCGCCGCTTCTCACTAGCTCCCTGAACCAGAACAGAGCATCGCGGGAGCGTCCAAACTGCACGAACGAAGAGATGAGACAGTTCCAGGTGACCACGCTCCTCACCGTCATTTCACCGAACACCTTGAGCGCTCCGTCGAACCGCCCGCTCCGCCCGAAGAACCCCACCAGCGAGGTCCCCGAGTAAGGCTCGCCGTGGAGCAGCCCTCTCTTGAGGATGTGAGGGTGCAGCTGCGCGGCGCAGCAGGCGGTGGCGGAAGGCGATGCGAGGATCGGCGCGAAGGTGAAGGCGGTCGGGGCGACCCCTGCGGCGAGCATGCGCGCGAGGAGCGAGAGGGCGTCCGCCGAGCGGCCGGTGCGGGCGCGGGAGGCGATGAGGGAGTTGAAGAGGGAAGCCGAGGGCGGCGGGCTCGGGCGCCGCGGTCGCATCCCGTCGAGCAGGCGccaggcggcgggcgcggcatgAGGGAGCTGGCGGGGGAGGCGCGCGGCGCAGTTGGGTTGAAATGTCGaatcgcggcgcgcgcgcgcggtctGCGGTCTGCTGCCCGTCGCCCTGTTGGCTGTCGCGCGAAACGGCGGTGCTACGACAGCAGCGAGTAGAGATGGGccggccgtgcctgggccgagCGGTCGGCTGACGGgcgttttttttatatatatttttcattttcgttttttacaaaaatattttttcattttcgaaatttacagaaatataccccggctgcCCTGCTGCCGTGCGGCCAGgacggccgcccggcagcggggcggcaggggcatttctgaaaaaaaatcgcGGAGAAAATTGCGTTCCggtccctgggggccggtcgcccggcagcggggcggccagccCCCCAGGCCACCCGGCagtggggcggccggccctggctGCCCGGCTGCAGGTcgaccggctctcccacccttatataagggttggctgatCCACTCACCCCttatttgcatcactaaaattccagaaacctagaaaaaagagggagggagggagagatgcgaagtcctgccggattttcgagccggcgactgcaggtaaccaaaattcttctacgctttacaaatagattatgttgtaattatttttgttggaaCTATAGATTAacaatcaatttaatatcatgattgtgtgtccagatataTCGAGCAAacttcgttttcaagttcattatggtgactactatatttctcatgatgcgtatggagtagatctatcaggttttgaacgaagagagtgtggaatagataaacccttagagaggagttttggttccatacgcaaaatggcttcacgagatattcaatgtgaatccaaagactcatttcctaaccgttcaaATTGTGACGAATTGGGGAACTGAAGGgaatttctgggagttgatgcttatagcaaacaccgaagaatgacggacttacatgcaagcagctcttgaccgcgggtggcctcttgcaatgctaattcagattcaccagaaggcagcccatttcggtgaagggtcaacaagtacatcatctcatataaaccaagcagtggaacaagaaaataaagatcagaatatgcatgtcacagaacctgagccgcaaggtatagctgatcaggtaggagaaaaaaaagatcagaacgtgcatgtcattcaacctgagccgtaaggtttagctgatgagtGGGAGCGGATACCTAGAATAGTGgaagctgtacagaatgaagaccGGGAGGCTCGAATAATGAAGACCAggaggctcgaatgatggaagaatgtggagactcatcagacgatgaggactacctgttgctaggtgaatggcgagacaagggttttggaaatccagtgatacaggatattatgagtaatgagtacgaatacagagagaatgaggttgtgcagggggcaaagtatcctagcattgaagctgtgaaagatgctgtgaagctttggcctatatcgttgaggaaggaattcagagttgtgaagtctagcagcaaagaatatgaggtgaagtgtgtcaatggcgattgtacatggcgagtacatgcctacaagggtaagtacaagacacactgggagtgttcaattgttataccacatacatgtagattaactgctgttgctcaaactcaccgtaacatcacatccactttcgttgccaagaagatgtatggggtgattctggacaaaattgattattagccaaaattgataattagggacatcgacgaccgttttcaatacaaaatcagctatgcaaaggcttggtgggcaaaacaaaaggtgtttgagatgagattcagcacatatgaggcatcatatgataacctgcctcacatgctgtcagcaattgtgTAGAGAAATCCTGTAAGCGCggctgatacctacattgtaccgagtttagatgggggacctgggtttctacttcgtgctttcttctgccttggtgcatgtgtgagcaCATTTATGTATTGCTTTCctgttctatgtattgacggcacattcttgacagtaagatataaggggacaatactgacagcgattggagttgattgcaacaagcaggtggttcccatcacctttgcttttgttgagaatgagaacacagagagctgatattggttccttgaacgtgtgaagattcacgttgttgctggaaggcctgatgtttgcctcatcagtgacagacatgcaggtcttctagcagcaataaggcaactGCAAGAAGGAAGTCGAGGACAACCTCCACTATGGTCAGATTTTGTGAGTAGGTGGTGTATAAgtcatatgggtgcaaacttttatgagcgcttcaagaataaggaacttatgaatttgttcaagagattgtgcactcagaatcagcagcggaagtttgatgcattgtggcaggtgctagataacatgtgcgccgagctgctaaaggaacaggTCTCAACCTCCAGCTGGagacgttccggcggcggacctttcacacagtgaattaaggatgcacctaaggagaagtggtcaattctatacgacactggtggtcgtcgatatgggatcgagacaaccaaccacgcagagtgttacaatatggtaatacgtcatgttcgtggattttCTCTTGTTGGCaaagttgagttcatcatgtacggatgcacaaggtacttcagagagcggtaccaggcaactgctgtcttacttaatgatccaggagtgattttttttaatagggtcactaactacatgaaagaaaagattgaaaaggctcaatGTCACAAagtggtctccatgggcacaaaggatcaaaggtttgaggtttcatgcaaggacaggacagggcagggtgtccgcagacaaagggtcgttcaggattgcttgataacgccggaaggcaatgttttttgcagatgcaagccacagcttcttcacttaccatgctcccatgtcattgcggcatgttcagaatctgggttAGATTctggggtttttgtttcacaatattacagaaaaaaaaaccgctgtgcacacttggggccatgtgatatatggcataggcagtctgggatcattcactacaccaaatatctctccaatgtacatttccaatccagatgctaggagaggggtaggtcgacggcagacacttcgtatccgtaacggaatggatgagtctaaggcaggaaagaagaaaaaacgatgcaacctgtgtggagcagatgatcagacttacaagaagtgccctaaaatgcaagaagataatgctggtgctgaggttggaccttctggaaatcccaccgatggattgcctccggattttggagccTGTCGCGTCTATatttcgttatgtgtgcatatgtatttgaactagatgtatggatatgtatttcgacctgtatgtgataattacatttcgttatgtatggatatgtatttacaccagattgtagcatgtaatattatgaaggtatttgtgtagtaagatttcttggttgcagttctaaatgtgtagattggttcaattagattgctcactgaatgcagtgtactgaaaatagaagggtagttacgaatcataaattttcggtttgcaatacagttttgtaaacaatgctacgattacaaaaaagaggcctaaggcgttcgtactactaggtacttgaacaatgaaaagcatggcatgtgcaacacgataatctcgtgttgtgagtaaacctaacatgccttaggaaatgtaaaatgccgggattacatggtggtgctttactgagtgcaccggggatatttttccttcctaatagctttagaccctgcttccttagcacggcgggccctctctcgcttcctctctctatcagcttcacgttcctctgccttctgatgttccacttctgcaatcctcttctgaatctcttcctggtttttcttgcgcttctcctccatttgttcttcatgcagcattcgttgccacctttgtgcagtccaccttgcttgacgctccacgtggtccttatcctgctgagattgctcggtgtctaaccactgcacgaaatcacatagaggcggtggagtctttccctaaatcatgttagaagtcaatactagatctgaaagtgacaaactctgatagtgttttgtagtacctttgctcggtccttgccgtaatgcttgggtgggtcgtactcgtaattctcgcactGAATAACctcttgccaaagtcgtcccccaaaattcttgatttcattagtttgcacaaggatccgcaaaaacacatagTCATCTGGACTCCTTGGGGactgtttccgtcaccttactccatggaatgtaggtggatcctgaggatgtCATGGTGTTAATAATAATTAAatgctaatatactatatcaacgctaatcattatcagtaactacacctaaatgtaccactaatcactcctcataataattaaactgattgttaaaatactgtttcaacaaaatacattctacaattttctaacattttttaaaaaattttaatattatcttccaatttttaagactttctaatacttctctaacaattttctagtactttctAATACTTAATCTAACAATCGACGCTAATCATTAcaagtaactgcacctaaatgtaccactaatcactcctaacaataattaaattgattactAATCTACTAttttaacaaaaataattacaacataatctatttgtaaagcgtagaagaattttggttacctgcagtcgcgggctcgaaaatccggcagggcttcgcctctccctccctcccttttttttctaggtttctggaattttagtgatacaaatgaggggtggggataccagccaacccttatataagggtgggagagccggtcgccctgcagccgggcggccagggccggccaccccgctgccgggcgaccggcccccagggaccGGAACACAATTTTCtccgcgaaatttttttcataaatgcccctgccgccccgctacCGGACGGCCCGGTCCCGACCGAGGTATATTtatgtaaatttccaaatcgaaaatatatttttgtaaaaaatgaaaataaaaaataaaaaaatcgcgGCTGACGGACCCGAATCGAGCGTTCGTGGGTCGTGGCCCACACTGCATTGGCCCGTGGTATAGAGGCCGGAGCcgctttttttcctttttaaccCTTTTGCAGAAAGATTTTCATAAACAGTAAGTTAATAAGTTTACTAGTCGCCACTATCGTTGCTCTTCTTCGAAATTTGTCACCAAACTGGGagccttttttttccaaatcgTTTCTTATTCTACGCATTGCACTATATATGAAGTACTCCCCGTTCAAAATTATagatcgtttgact contains:
- the LOC120708077 gene encoding pentatricopeptide repeat-containing protein At3g58590-like, which gives rise to MRPRRPSPPPSASLFNSLIASRARTGRSADALSLLARMLAAGVAPTAFTFAPILASPSATACCAAQLHPHILKRGLLHGEPYSGTSLVGFFGRSGRFDGALKVFGEMTVRSVVTWNCLISSFVQFGRSRDALFWFRELVRSGDGLSDGSLVAVLPAFGSLEQVHGLVWKIGMDSFPAVANALLNSYCTCGAIYVAEKMFNELVFRDVASWNTVIASFARSNVPERAFELFLSMQRRGDLPNETTFASVLYACASMNGHEHGKFIHAKVIKRNLNTSEFLNTSLVDFYANCIGWRDARKVVEEIPENSTTCWNALISGHSDSDGPTSLAILRDMLRSGIKPNEVSFSASLKDPSFLDLQQIHSLVTRLGHSDNDYVSSGIISSYASHGIVSDALTYGVALNPDSCSVSMNVLAGVYNKARMYQETKKLLLHQQARDTTSWSILITACSRSGDYIEAFGFFKQMRIMGYHVDNYIFVSLLSICTKNNSLDLGKLIHGLIIKTISGCCDTYVDNMLLDMYAKCGRIEDCLKVFEEMKDRNLISWTAVISGLGLNGFSHKALAWFKAMEKDGCKPDKVAILAVLSACRHGRLVEEGMKIFKNVKANYSVEAEMEHYICVVDMLCKCGHLKEAEVVIRGMPFQPSTVIWRTFLQGCKTYGVTEVQVFASNGSNRIALDKL